Proteins encoded together in one bacterium window:
- the traF gene encoding conjugal transfer protein TraF, translating into MMIRTYLSILLLLLVSFKKLSGYQLDERLVINESIASSIFTEQPHTEVFEKRADASNSSVVKIEGIQAYKTDILQASQTQPVILKIFSNKSSESQKMVPVYQKVADKFNTQIKFASMDLLSDQDTKKENYQIIFNLMAMLHIKQMNMPIFVFFFKGNLHLPAPIIQGFLTAENLEDQIKQRFLTPKNS; encoded by the coding sequence ATGATGATACGTACATATCTTAGCATATTGTTATTATTGCTGGTCAGCTTCAAAAAACTTTCAGGATACCAACTTGATGAACGATTGGTCATTAATGAAAGCATAGCCAGCAGCATTTTTACCGAACAACCACATACTGAAGTATTTGAAAAGCGCGCGGACGCATCAAACAGTTCTGTGGTAAAAATTGAAGGCATACAAGCCTACAAAACAGACATATTGCAAGCTTCTCAAACACAGCCAGTCATTCTTAAAATTTTTTCAAATAAAAGCTCTGAATCGCAGAAAATGGTACCTGTTTATCAAAAGGTTGCCGACAAATTTAATACTCAAATCAAATTTGCTTCAATGGACTTGTTAAGCGACCAAGACACAAAAAAAGAAAACTACCAAATTATCTTTAACTTGATGGCGATGCTGCATATCAAGCAAATGAATATGCCTATTTTTGTCTTCTTTTTTAAAGGCAATCTTCATCTGCCAGCCCCGATCATTCAGGGCTTTTTAACGGCAGAAAATCTTGAAGACCAGATTAAGCAGCGTTTTCTAACCCCAAAAAATTCCTAA
- the recJ gene encoding single-stranded-DNA-specific exonuclease RecJ, with protein MEIVATPPSRKKKREHDVLIIQGTKYLWQLKKSDTDAVRAISVTHNISNAVAQVLYARGYHENDAIRSFLFSSYEHDVPHSSLLKGAHAATARILQAIEKKEKILIFGDYDVDGVTSSSLVLLGLLPLGAQINFFLPNRKRDGYGLSSKIVQRAKENGYSLIITVDNGITAIQPALDAQALGIDLIITDHHRPHDHVPEALAIVNPNQVDCPYPYKSLAGVGVAFKIISMIYEQKNLTLPDKVYELLMLGTVADVVPMLGENRYWVRYGLSKINKQRSTAMNVMTANSKLTKNVLGSLDIGFMVAPQINALGRLDDCREAVKFLISSDYAEVQRIGEILQSMNEERKKVEQRIYGDVEGAIVQKQINLAQENIIVAAHNQWPAGVIGLVAGKLMHNYGKPTFLFHHDKQNRILKGSCRSIPEFDVFDALHDSKDLLISFGGHSCAAGLALAQDNLPELKVRLEKRVTAMVAPKDLQPKIVIDAHLELPEASKKLVTDLSMLEPFGNANPQPVFLIKNATLLKDPTLLKDKHLKCSIFSEGMIKPIIFFNRPDLYTLLLELGDKPFSVAAYVVTNEWQGKTSIELQGLDISVT; from the coding sequence ATGGAGATAGTTGCCACCCCACCATCACGCAAAAAAAAACGCGAGCACGATGTTCTCATCATTCAGGGAACAAAGTATTTATGGCAACTTAAAAAATCAGATACTGATGCGGTTCGCGCTATCAGCGTTACGCACAACATCAGCAACGCCGTTGCACAAGTTTTATATGCGCGCGGCTACCATGAAAACGATGCAATTCGCTCATTTCTTTTTAGTTCGTACGAACACGATGTCCCACACTCAAGCCTTTTAAAAGGGGCTCATGCAGCAACAGCACGCATTCTGCAAGCAATTGAAAAAAAAGAAAAAATCTTAATTTTTGGCGACTACGACGTTGATGGCGTTACCTCATCTTCACTCGTATTGCTCGGCCTGTTGCCACTTGGCGCACAGATCAATTTTTTCTTACCAAATCGTAAACGCGATGGCTACGGCCTTTCAAGTAAAATTGTTCAACGAGCCAAAGAAAATGGCTACAGCCTCATCATTACCGTGGACAACGGCATTACCGCCATCCAGCCGGCTCTTGATGCACAAGCGCTGGGCATTGATCTGATTATTACCGACCATCACCGTCCGCATGATCACGTGCCTGAAGCACTCGCGATCGTCAACCCAAACCAAGTTGACTGCCCGTATCCATATAAATCATTGGCGGGCGTTGGTGTTGCCTTCAAAATTATTAGCATGATTTACGAACAAAAAAATCTTACACTGCCCGACAAAGTTTACGAACTTTTAATGCTGGGCACCGTTGCCGACGTAGTACCCATGCTGGGCGAAAATCGTTACTGGGTACGCTATGGCTTAAGCAAAATTAACAAACAACGCAGCACAGCCATGAATGTGATGACTGCCAACAGCAAGCTCACTAAAAATGTTTTGGGCTCGCTCGATATCGGTTTTATGGTGGCACCACAAATTAACGCGCTCGGCCGGCTTGACGATTGCCGCGAAGCCGTCAAATTTTTGATCAGCTCAGATTATGCAGAAGTACAACGCATTGGCGAAATTTTGCAAAGCATGAACGAAGAGCGTAAAAAAGTTGAGCAACGCATTTACGGCGATGTTGAAGGCGCTATTGTCCAAAAACAAATTAACCTTGCACAGGAAAATATTATCGTCGCAGCACACAACCAGTGGCCAGCAGGTGTTATTGGCTTAGTTGCCGGTAAACTCATGCACAATTATGGCAAGCCTACCTTTTTATTTCATCACGACAAACAAAATCGAATCCTCAAAGGTTCATGCCGCTCAATTCCAGAATTTGACGTTTTTGATGCTCTGCACGACAGCAAAGATCTTTTAATATCATTTGGCGGCCACTCATGCGCTGCCGGCCTAGCGCTGGCACAAGACAACTTGCCCGAGCTTAAAGTACGGCTTGAAAAACGCGTAACCGCTATGGTTGCGCCCAAAGATTTGCAACCCAAAATTGTCATTGACGCACATCTTGAATTGCCAGAAGCCTCCAAAAAATTAGTTACTGATTTAAGCATGCTTGAACCATTTGGCAACGCCAACCCACAACCGGTCTTTTTAATAAAAAACGCAACGCTACTCAAAGACCCGACCCTGCTCAAAGATAAACATTTAAAATGCTCTATTTTTTCTGAAGGCATGATCAAACCAATTATCTTTTTCAATCGTCCCGATCTGTACACACTCTTGCTAGAACTTGGCGATAAACCATTCAGCGTTGCCGCGTACGTCGTTACCAATGAATGGCAAGGAAAAACAAGCATTGAGCTGCAAGGGTTAGATATTAGCGTGACATAA
- the lysS gene encoding lysine--tRNA ligase, which produces MIDEKNLTTATHSEHAEPKEHEIRVEKVKQMRAAQIEPWPSFEPVTATTEQALVDFQKTSDETKQFSLAGRLMIIRDHGKTFFARLQDRDGQLQLYIKKDIVGDQSFEHFCKDIDLGDIVWVTGTLFNTKTGEVTMRVETFKLLSKCLHPLPEKYHGLVDVEHRYRQRYLDLMSNPESREKFKKRSGIVQAIRRFLQDQDFMEVETPMLHPIPGGAAARPFVTHHNAYDMQLFLRIAPELYLKQLVVGGFERVFEINRNFRNEGVSTKHNPEFTMLEFYMAHGDYHTGMALTEKLIQHAVLQNFDSLIIDYQGNKLDFTAPFRRLSIKDSLIEIGGLKPEQITEENIDQTIKELNVHVPGKPNYGMKIFGLFEECVEAKIVQPTFIISYPLEVSPLAKRDPQDPTIAARFELFAMSMELSNGFTELNDPFDQAERFRAQVQARTDGDSEAHHYDADFIKALEYGLPPTVGVGIGIDRLVMLLTNTNSIKDVILFPTMKKAAHKE; this is translated from the coding sequence ATGATAGATGAAAAAAATTTGACCACCGCAACGCATAGTGAACATGCCGAACCAAAAGAACATGAGATTCGCGTTGAAAAAGTCAAACAGATGCGCGCTGCTCAGATTGAGCCGTGGCCAAGTTTTGAACCGGTTACCGCAACCACCGAACAAGCTCTCGTCGATTTTCAAAAAACATCCGACGAAACTAAACAGTTCTCACTTGCTGGCCGCTTGATGATCATTCGCGACCATGGTAAAACTTTTTTTGCACGGCTTCAAGACCGCGATGGACAGCTCCAGCTTTACATCAAAAAAGATATTGTTGGCGATCAGTCATTTGAGCATTTCTGCAAAGACATCGATCTTGGCGATATCGTGTGGGTTACCGGCACACTGTTCAACACCAAAACGGGCGAAGTCACCATGCGTGTTGAAACATTTAAATTGTTAAGCAAATGCCTGCATCCATTGCCAGAAAAATATCACGGCTTGGTTGACGTTGAACATCGCTACCGCCAACGCTACCTCGATTTAATGAGTAACCCTGAAAGTCGCGAAAAATTTAAAAAACGCTCCGGCATTGTACAAGCAATCAGAAGATTTTTACAAGACCAAGATTTTATGGAAGTCGAAACACCAATGCTCCACCCCATTCCTGGTGGGGCTGCTGCTCGACCTTTTGTTACCCACCACAACGCGTACGATATGCAACTCTTTTTGCGGATTGCACCAGAACTTTATTTGAAACAATTGGTGGTCGGCGGCTTTGAACGCGTTTTTGAAATCAATAGAAATTTCAGAAATGAAGGCGTTTCCACCAAGCATAATCCAGAATTTACCATGCTTGAGTTTTACATGGCCCATGGCGATTATCATACCGGCATGGCGCTGACTGAAAAACTCATTCAACATGCCGTGTTGCAAAACTTTGATTCGCTGATTATTGATTATCAGGGCAACAAGCTGGACTTTACCGCACCGTTCAGACGTCTTTCCATCAAAGACTCATTGATCGAAATTGGCGGATTAAAACCAGAACAAATTACCGAAGAAAACATTGATCAAACAATCAAAGAGTTAAACGTTCACGTGCCTGGCAAACCTAACTATGGCATGAAAATTTTTGGGCTCTTTGAAGAATGCGTTGAAGCAAAAATTGTTCAACCAACTTTCATTATCAGCTATCCGCTAGAAGTTTCTCCATTGGCAAAGCGCGATCCTCAAGATCCAACCATTGCTGCCCGCTTTGAACTTTTCGCAATGAGCATGGAACTTTCAAACGGCTTTACCGAGCTTAATGATCCTTTTGATCAGGCAGAACGCTTTAGAGCGCAAGTACAAGCCCGAACCGACGGCGACAGCGAAGCGCATCATTACGATGCAGACTTTATTAAAGCATTGGAATACGGCTTGCCACCAACGGTTGGCGTTGGCATTGGAATTGATCGCTTGGTTATGTTACTGACCAACACCAACTCGATCAAAGATGTTATTCTGTTCCCAACCATGAAAAAAGCAGCACACAAAGAATAA
- a CDS encoding septum formation initiator family protein, with product MKTKHFIQGTLLIMLGTGMTHYIISNPNGLRAQKKLSQTLALEHNKVDRLKQNIAALEQEIIAWQEDTIHRERIARQDLHMSYTDEIVYFIK from the coding sequence ATGAAAACCAAACATTTTATTCAAGGCACCCTACTCATCATGCTGGGTACGGGAATGACGCACTACATCATCTCAAACCCCAACGGCCTGCGCGCACAAAAAAAGCTCAGTCAAACACTTGCCCTTGAGCACAATAAAGTTGACAGGTTGAAACAAAACATTGCAGCCCTAGAACAAGAAATAATCGCTTGGCAGGAAGATACCATCCATCGAGAGCGCATCGCCCGCCAAGACCTACATATGAGCTATACCGACGAAATCGTTTACTTCATCAAATAG
- the rapZ gene encoding RNase adapter RapZ, whose translation MNPMNTENRPPELRQNVLIVTGLSGAGKTSVMEALEDLDFYCVDNLPLPLLSTFLNLTQKKSSLFHNIALGIDARGEEFLHAFTQELTKLKDIINTNVKVLFLNANEKTLLKRFQETRRKHPLAQGIDVTQAIKKEKTILEPIIETADIILDTDDFNIQELRRWIRQSFSGEKQRHVYANIISFGFKYGVPPEINLLYDLRFLPNPYNILSLKHFTGKQPEITNYLFKQPTVIDYWNRLHDFLQYYLKKYHEEGRFFVTIGIGCTGGKHRSVAFVEKLAKEQWDNVTFLTEHRDIGKE comes from the coding sequence ATGAATCCTATGAATACAGAAAATAGACCACCAGAACTCAGACAAAATGTCCTTATTGTGACAGGCCTTTCAGGTGCCGGAAAAACAAGTGTTATGGAAGCACTTGAAGATCTTGATTTCTATTGTGTCGACAATTTACCGTTACCATTGCTATCAACTTTTTTAAACTTAACGCAAAAAAAATCAAGTCTTTTTCATAACATAGCACTCGGGATTGATGCTCGTGGCGAAGAGTTTTTGCATGCCTTTACGCAAGAACTCACCAAACTTAAAGACATAATCAACACGAATGTAAAAGTACTTTTTTTAAATGCTAACGAAAAAACATTACTGAAGCGCTTTCAAGAAACACGTCGCAAACACCCACTTGCTCAAGGCATCGATGTCACACAAGCAATTAAAAAAGAAAAAACAATCCTTGAACCAATTATCGAAACAGCCGACATTATTTTGGATACCGACGATTTTAACATTCAAGAATTGCGCCGCTGGATACGCCAATCTTTTTCAGGCGAAAAACAACGCCACGTTTATGCCAACATTATCTCGTTTGGTTTTAAATACGGCGTACCACCAGAAATAAATTTATTGTACGACTTACGCTTTTTGCCCAATCCATACAACATTCTTTCGCTCAAACATTTTACCGGCAAGCAACCAGAAATTACCAATTATCTTTTCAAACAACCAACCGTCATTGATTACTGGAATCGCTTGCATGATTTTTTACAATATTACTTAAAAAAATATCATGAAGAGGGGAGATTTTTTGTCACGATTGGCATTGGATGCACAGGTGGTAAGCATCGATCGGTAGCTTTTGTAGAAAAACTGGCCAAAGAACAATGGGATAATGTAACCTTTCTGACAGAACACCGTGATATCGGAAAGGAATAA
- a CDS encoding PDZ domain-containing protein → MKKIPILVMYLFLTMSLQANTPSVVAAKKIVHKKVEQQQKKVPILARKAVSGKKNTVQAGSTKKPALAVQEHAGSKKPSTRVGAKTKKLTKSTKKDPKNNERDIYKWFQTYSQVVSLIEDKSFRLVDFEKFIQDSLKSAVAQVDAHSAFFGPKSYKDAKESTSGEFPGIGVSVITKAPDDDALSIVDVVQGGPAHKAGLQSGDKIVEVDGEKLKGLSSDEVIAKLKGKVKTKVKIKIIRKKKPREYIVTRDIIKDQTSLSYFFKELDIYYVSLSIFNEVAATQVKQLLEKANKGGCKGIVLDLRRNPGGTLDSAIDMAGLFLPKNSPVVLTKDNKGTIITEYKTHTDPILHSSVPIFILIDNFAASAAEILAGCLRYHAQKDENSKLMVFLVGIPTFGKGSVQELIPIKNGCALKLTTMLYYLPDEHSLQAIGIKPDFIVKPKIVPVKEMKWVKEFFGKESSLKHHITVQEVKDIGGKKEAANKKSGKSVEKKKSFWRRLFGAAGKQEEELAQAEREEDDGLFDDDEDDDEDDELVIEKDGKKKEYNKKSWEEKQQKSLGADIQVQACVNMINILTLAREARPVQVDTRKKALSFLKKHYLTDNPVEVEKVK, encoded by the coding sequence ATGAAGAAAATACCTATTCTTGTGATGTATTTATTTTTAACCATGTCATTGCAAGCAAATACGCCATCAGTTGTTGCGGCAAAAAAAATAGTCCATAAAAAGGTTGAGCAGCAGCAAAAAAAGGTGCCAATTCTTGCGCGTAAAGCAGTGTCAGGTAAAAAAAATACCGTGCAGGCGGGGTCAACAAAAAAGCCTGCTTTAGCGGTGCAAGAGCATGCTGGTAGCAAAAAGCCGTCAACGCGTGTTGGGGCCAAGACAAAAAAGCTTACCAAGAGCACTAAGAAAGATCCCAAGAATAATGAGCGCGATATCTACAAATGGTTTCAGACCTATTCGCAGGTAGTTAGTTTAATTGAGGATAAGTCATTTCGCTTAGTTGATTTTGAAAAATTTATTCAAGATTCGTTAAAGTCAGCAGTTGCGCAAGTTGATGCGCACTCAGCATTTTTTGGGCCTAAGAGTTATAAAGATGCTAAAGAATCAACTTCTGGCGAATTTCCTGGTATTGGCGTGAGCGTTATTACCAAGGCGCCTGATGATGATGCCTTGTCGATCGTTGATGTGGTACAAGGTGGTCCGGCGCACAAGGCAGGGTTGCAGTCTGGTGATAAAATTGTTGAAGTTGATGGCGAAAAACTAAAAGGTTTGTCATCTGACGAAGTGATTGCCAAGCTTAAAGGTAAAGTTAAAACTAAAGTAAAAATAAAAATCATTCGTAAGAAAAAACCGCGTGAATACATCGTTACGCGTGATATCATTAAAGATCAAACATCATTGTCTTATTTCTTTAAAGAGCTCGATATTTATTATGTTTCGCTTTCAATTTTTAATGAGGTAGCGGCAACGCAGGTCAAGCAATTACTCGAAAAAGCTAACAAGGGTGGCTGCAAAGGAATTGTGCTCGATTTGCGTCGTAACCCAGGCGGTACTCTTGATTCTGCTATCGATATGGCAGGGCTTTTCTTGCCAAAGAATTCGCCGGTTGTTTTAACAAAAGATAACAAGGGTACTATAATTACTGAGTACAAAACGCACACTGATCCTATTTTACACAGCTCTGTGCCGATCTTTATTTTGATTGATAACTTTGCAGCTTCTGCTGCTGAAATTTTGGCTGGTTGTTTGCGTTATCATGCACAAAAGGATGAGAACAGTAAGCTTATGGTCTTTTTGGTTGGTATTCCAACGTTTGGTAAAGGTTCTGTACAGGAGCTTATTCCAATTAAAAATGGCTGCGCGCTTAAACTAACAACCATGCTGTACTATCTTCCCGACGAACATTCGTTGCAAGCTATCGGCATTAAACCAGATTTTATTGTTAAACCAAAAATTGTGCCTGTCAAAGAAATGAAATGGGTTAAAGAGTTTTTTGGCAAAGAAAGTTCGCTGAAGCACCATATTACCGTTCAAGAAGTGAAAGATATTGGCGGGAAGAAAGAAGCTGCAAATAAAAAGTCCGGTAAATCAGTAGAAAAGAAAAAGAGTTTCTGGCGCCGCTTGTTTGGCGCTGCAGGTAAACAAGAAGAAGAATTAGCGCAGGCTGAGCGAGAAGAAGATGATGGCTTGTTTGATGATGACGAGGATGACGACGAAGATGATGAGTTGGTAATTGAAAAAGATGGCAAAAAGAAGGAGTATAACAAAAAAAGCTGGGAGGAAAAACAACAGAAAAGCTTAGGCGCCGATATTCAAGTGCAAGCTTGTGTTAATATGATTAACATTTTGACCCTTGCTCGTGAAGCGCGTCCTGTGCAGGTTGATACGCGAAAGAAAGCGCTGTCATTTCTGAAAAAACATTATTTAACAGACAATCCTGTTGAAGTAGAAAAGGTAAAATGA
- a CDS encoding DEAD/DEAH box helicase has translation MSYYDKPEDSSGKKPVGKKKFFKSPSSRSTTSKPGSRPSSSSSLSHRRGPQQGGSSSRRPIKKFNPSDFMRKVEEQVSAPVYVSKHSFADFQIEEQLKKNIKVRGYVTPTPIQDQAIPLMLEGKDIVGTANTGTGKTAAFLIPLVNNLLTKKTNRVLIITPIRELAAQIQDELAYFAKETGFFSVLCIGGLNIRQQMSTLQQDPEFVIGTPGRLKDLEQNGHLRLHRYNSIVLDEVDTMLDMGFINDMKYLLAKLPKDRHSLFFSATISKEIKDVIDKFLRNPISISVKTRQSAENVNQDVITVDPKDKIEVLHDLLIKPEFTKVIIFVRTKRSTDKLAKSLRDRGFKIATIHGNKTQAQRKKALSEFKDNQVRILLATDVVARGIDIDDVSHVINFDLPQTHEDYIHRIGRTGRANKIGQAITFIEKEDGSSPSAPMRRSGK, from the coding sequence ATGTCATATTACGATAAGCCCGAAGATTCATCCGGTAAAAAACCGGTCGGCAAAAAGAAGTTTTTTAAATCACCATCATCTCGTTCAACAACAAGCAAGCCTGGTTCTCGTCCTTCCTCTTCATCATCGTTATCTCATCGTCGAGGTCCGCAACAAGGTGGTTCATCGTCACGACGTCCGATCAAAAAGTTTAATCCTTCAGATTTTATGCGTAAAGTTGAAGAGCAAGTATCGGCGCCAGTGTATGTTTCTAAGCATTCGTTTGCAGATTTTCAGATCGAAGAACAGCTTAAAAAAAACATCAAGGTTCGTGGATACGTTACCCCAACCCCTATTCAAGATCAAGCGATACCGCTTATGCTTGAGGGTAAAGATATTGTTGGCACAGCTAATACCGGTACCGGTAAAACAGCAGCTTTCTTGATTCCGTTGGTTAATAATTTGTTAACCAAGAAAACAAATCGCGTGTTGATTATTACGCCAATCAGAGAATTAGCAGCACAGATTCAAGATGAGCTTGCTTACTTTGCTAAAGAAACTGGCTTCTTTTCGGTGTTGTGCATTGGCGGTCTGAACATCAGGCAGCAAATGAGTACGCTGCAACAAGATCCAGAGTTTGTTATTGGCACACCTGGTCGCTTGAAAGATTTGGAACAAAATGGCCATTTAAGATTGCATCGTTATAATTCTATCGTTCTTGATGAAGTTGATACCATGCTTGATATGGGCTTTATTAACGATATGAAGTATCTCCTTGCAAAGCTTCCTAAAGATCGTCATTCGTTGTTCTTTTCAGCAACTATTTCTAAAGAAATTAAAGATGTCATTGATAAGTTTTTGCGCAATCCTATTTCAATCAGCGTTAAAACACGTCAGTCTGCTGAAAACGTCAACCAAGATGTTATTACCGTTGATCCAAAAGATAAGATCGAAGTATTGCATGATTTGTTGATCAAGCCAGAATTTACCAAAGTTATTATCTTTGTTAGAACCAAGCGTTCAACAGACAAGTTGGCAAAGAGCTTGCGTGATCGTGGCTTTAAAATTGCTACGATTCATGGCAACAAAACACAGGCACAGCGCAAAAAAGCATTGTCTGAGTTTAAAGATAACCAGGTTAGAATTCTGTTGGCAACCGACGTGGTAGCACGTGGTATTGATATTGACGACGTTTCGCACGTTATCAACTTCGATTTGCCGCAAACGCATGAAGATTACATACATCGTATCGGTAGAACGGGTCGCGCCAATAAAATTGGACAAGCGATTACGTTTATCGAAAAAGAAGATGGTTCTTCACCGTCAGCGCCAATGCGTCGATCAGGAAAATAG
- a CDS encoding MepB family protein, whose amino-acid sequence MNNHAILFRVAKITPTKVGQFVTIWKRNQAGITAPHDLADNIDFFVISVRNGERLGQFVFPTKILAEKDIVSKNDSGGKRGVRVYPAWDVADNPQAKMTQAWQLAYFF is encoded by the coding sequence ATGAATAATCACGCCATCTTGTTCCGCGTTGCAAAAATCACCCCAACCAAAGTTGGTCAATTTGTTACCATCTGGAAGCGCAACCAGGCCGGCATAACCGCCCCGCACGATTTGGCAGACAACATCGATTTTTTTGTTATCAGTGTCAGAAACGGCGAACGACTTGGACAATTCGTTTTTCCAACAAAGATACTTGCCGAAAAAGACATTGTTTCAAAAAATGATAGTGGAGGCAAACGTGGTGTACGCGTGTATCCAGCTTGGGATGTGGCGGATAATCCACAAGCAAAAATGACACAAGCGTGGCAACTGGCTTACTTTTTTTGA
- the mrdA gene encoding penicillin-binding protein 2: protein MPIRAKMSHARRARLWQLVYGFLFFCLILLLRLFYLQVDQWLLLNKLGERNFLKTETILPIRGNFYDCNHTLLAANKPIFDLYWQGLGGSFSQYQEEIVKQVLQVVGDADSQLAGLLEGLKKAERYARSFLLKQNVNFGQLCKVSEQCSQVPNLVIKSRFERYYPHKNFASHIVGYLSRVENVGCDGLEKLFDQDLGGQLGYEMSVINSTGRILRQRERRDAQAGQDLTLTLDYAVQRLAESAFESDQTGALIVMDPETGAIRALASYPNFDPNHFVQPISESLWKEKFTVHSPLLNRATAALYPPASTFKLVTVTAGLEEGVLTTESEFNCQGFIRFGGRKFLCQRRWGHGTMVLQDALAHSCNILCFEAAKHLPIDTVADYACRFGLGYKTDFLLPEKSGLVPTSHWKRVMKGEGWWPGDTLSVSIGQSYLLVTPLQIARMYGAVCTGFLVKPRILESEEIQREELNVSAPVLDFLRQSMYSAVQKGTVWRLRHFKNFKIFAKTGTAQTCSLNKEKTQREHFEHAWLTGFFEYKEEKPLVLIVLLEYAGGSRPAILIAHRFLDSYQRFRETGIMPTPLYDQE, encoded by the coding sequence ATGCCAATTCGTGCTAAAATGAGCCATGCGCGGCGGGCCCGGTTATGGCAGCTGGTTTATGGTTTTTTGTTTTTTTGCCTCATATTGTTGTTGCGATTGTTTTACTTGCAAGTTGATCAGTGGCTTTTGCTCAACAAGCTTGGTGAACGTAATTTTTTGAAAACTGAAACGATATTACCCATTCGCGGTAATTTTTATGATTGCAACCATACGCTTTTGGCGGCAAATAAACCTATTTTTGATCTTTATTGGCAGGGTCTGGGAGGTTCTTTTTCTCAGTATCAAGAAGAAATTGTTAAGCAGGTTCTGCAGGTAGTTGGTGATGCTGATAGTCAGTTAGCTGGTTTACTGGAAGGTCTTAAAAAAGCAGAGCGGTATGCGCGTTCTTTTTTGTTGAAGCAAAATGTTAATTTTGGGCAGTTGTGCAAAGTTAGTGAGCAGTGTTCACAGGTTCCTAACTTAGTTATTAAAAGTCGTTTTGAACGTTATTATCCGCACAAAAACTTTGCGAGTCACATTGTTGGGTACTTGAGTCGTGTAGAAAATGTTGGTTGTGATGGTCTTGAAAAATTGTTCGATCAAGATTTGGGTGGCCAACTTGGTTATGAAATGTCAGTTATTAATTCGACTGGCCGTATTCTCCGTCAACGCGAACGGCGTGATGCGCAAGCCGGGCAAGATTTAACGTTAACTTTAGACTATGCGGTGCAGCGTTTGGCGGAGTCAGCTTTTGAGTCCGATCAGACAGGCGCATTGATTGTTATGGATCCGGAAACTGGTGCCATACGCGCTTTGGCTTCGTATCCAAATTTTGATCCCAATCATTTTGTACAGCCTATTTCTGAATCGTTATGGAAAGAAAAATTTACGGTTCATAGTCCCTTGCTCAATCGTGCAACGGCAGCGCTATATCCGCCGGCTTCAACATTTAAGTTGGTGACAGTGACGGCAGGGCTTGAGGAAGGTGTGCTTACGACTGAGTCGGAGTTTAACTGCCAAGGCTTTATTCGGTTTGGTGGGCGAAAATTTTTGTGTCAGCGTCGTTGGGGGCATGGGACGATGGTGTTGCAAGATGCACTGGCGCATTCGTGCAATATTTTGTGTTTTGAGGCAGCAAAACATTTGCCGATAGATACGGTTGCTGATTATGCTTGTCGGTTTGGTTTGGGCTATAAAACTGATTTTTTGTTGCCTGAAAAATCTGGGTTAGTGCCAACATCGCATTGGAAACGAGTAATGAAAGGCGAGGGCTGGTGGCCGGGCGATACGCTATCAGTTTCTATTGGGCAAAGTTATTTATTAGTGACGCCGCTGCAAATTGCGCGAATGTATGGTGCGGTGTGTACCGGTTTTTTAGTTAAGCCGCGTATTTTGGAAAGTGAAGAAATTCAGCGAGAGGAGCTGAATGTTTCAGCACCCGTGTTAGATTTCTTGCGGCAGTCGATGTATTCAGCAGTACAAAAAGGAACGGTATGGCGCTTGCGACATTTTAAGAATTTTAAAATTTTTGCAAAGACGGGAACGGCGCAAACGTGTAGTTTGAATAAAGAAAAGACGCAACGAGAACACTTTGAGCATGCATGGTTGACCGGTTTTTTTGAGTACAAAGAAGAAAAGCCGTTGGTGCTGATTGTATTGCTTGAGTATGCGGGTGGCTCGCGGCCAGCAATTTTAATTGCGCATCGATTTCTTGATAGTTATCAGCGGTTTAGAGAAACTGGCATTATGCCAACGCCGTTGTATGATCAAGAGTAG